The Onthophagus taurus isolate NC chromosome 2, IU_Otau_3.0, whole genome shotgun sequence genome includes a window with the following:
- the LOC111425978 gene encoding very long chain fatty acid elongase AAEL008004-like isoform X1 — protein sequence MSPSMKCFDVIERVVPLKTSWRGLFTIFLFIKMALVVRYIEDVNRFLNKYQDTRTADWFLMSSPFYTLAICLSYVVVVKYVGPRLMENRKPFQLKYTLIVYNLLQVLFSTWLFVKIGMGGWLTGKYNWRCQPVNYSTDPETMEMVSASWWYFISKFTEFLDTFFFVLRKKNNHISTLHVIHHGVMPMSVWFGVKFTPGGHSTFFGFLNTFVHIVMYTYYMLSAFGPSVQKYLWWKKYLTTLQMVQFVGIMVHAFQLLFTNCNYPRAFVWWIGMHAVMFFFLFKEFYTQSYIGKGGKQKVSVTATNGHANGYVLQNGETKLKSNGHIGNGGSSSQTSASDYYMNSNISNDLQQRLKSQ from the exons atttattaaaatggcATTAGTAGTAAGGTATATAGAAGATGTtaacagatttttaaataaataccaag ATACTAGAACAGCAGATTGGTTTTTAATGTCTAGCCCATTTTATACATTAGCAATTTGTTTATCATACGTGGTAGTGGTAAAg TATGTGGGGCCAAGGCTTATGGAAAATAGGAAACCCTTCCAATTAAAATATACCTTAATAGTGTACAATCTATTGCAAGTTCTATTTAGTACCTGGCTTTTTGTAAAG ATAGGGATGGGTGGATGGTTGACTGGAAAGTATAATTGGAGATGTCAACCTGTAAATTATTCAACCGATCCTGAAACGATGGAA atggTGTCCGCGTCTTGGTGGTATTTCATATCTAAGTTTACTGAATTTCTCGATACC tttttctttgtgttaagaaaaaagaataatcACATCTCTACGCTTCACGTGATACATCACGGAGTCATGCCGATGTCCGTTTGGTTCGGAGTTAAATTTACCCCAG GCGGTCACAGTACATTCTTCGGTTTCTTAAATACGTTTGTTCACATCGTTATGTACACCTACTACATGCTTAGTGCCTTTGGACCTAGTGTACAGAAATACTTATGGTggaaaaaatacttaactaCTTTACAAATG gtgCAATTTGTAGGAATAATGGTACATGCCTTCCAATTGTTGTTTACCAACTGCAACTACCCACGTGCCTTCGTCTGGTGGATCGGAATGCACGCAGTGATGTTCTTCTTCTTATTCAAAGAGTTCTACACACAATCATACATAGGAAAAGGTGGAAAACAAAAAGTCTCCGTCACTGCCACTAACGGACATGCCAACGGTTACGTCTTACAAAATGGTGAGACGAAACTGAAGAGTAATGGCCACATAGGGAACGGCGGCTCATCATCGCAAACCAGTGCCTCCGATTACTACATGAATAGTAATATTTCCAATGACCTACAGCAACGGTTGAAGAGCCAGTGA
- the LOC111425978 gene encoding very long chain fatty acid elongase AAEL008004-like isoform X2 — protein sequence MALVVRYIEDVNRFLNKYQDTRTADWFLMSSPFYTLAICLSYVVVVKYVGPRLMENRKPFQLKYTLIVYNLLQVLFSTWLFVKIGMGGWLTGKYNWRCQPVNYSTDPETMEMVSASWWYFISKFTEFLDTFFFVLRKKNNHISTLHVIHHGVMPMSVWFGVKFTPGGHSTFFGFLNTFVHIVMYTYYMLSAFGPSVQKYLWWKKYLTTLQMVQFVGIMVHAFQLLFTNCNYPRAFVWWIGMHAVMFFFLFKEFYTQSYIGKGGKQKVSVTATNGHANGYVLQNGETKLKSNGHIGNGGSSSQTSASDYYMNSNISNDLQQRLKSQ from the exons atggcATTAGTAGTAAGGTATATAGAAGATGTtaacagatttttaaataaataccaag ATACTAGAACAGCAGATTGGTTTTTAATGTCTAGCCCATTTTATACATTAGCAATTTGTTTATCATACGTGGTAGTGGTAAAg TATGTGGGGCCAAGGCTTATGGAAAATAGGAAACCCTTCCAATTAAAATATACCTTAATAGTGTACAATCTATTGCAAGTTCTATTTAGTACCTGGCTTTTTGTAAAG ATAGGGATGGGTGGATGGTTGACTGGAAAGTATAATTGGAGATGTCAACCTGTAAATTATTCAACCGATCCTGAAACGATGGAA atggTGTCCGCGTCTTGGTGGTATTTCATATCTAAGTTTACTGAATTTCTCGATACC tttttctttgtgttaagaaaaaagaataatcACATCTCTACGCTTCACGTGATACATCACGGAGTCATGCCGATGTCCGTTTGGTTCGGAGTTAAATTTACCCCAG GCGGTCACAGTACATTCTTCGGTTTCTTAAATACGTTTGTTCACATCGTTATGTACACCTACTACATGCTTAGTGCCTTTGGACCTAGTGTACAGAAATACTTATGGTggaaaaaatacttaactaCTTTACAAATG gtgCAATTTGTAGGAATAATGGTACATGCCTTCCAATTGTTGTTTACCAACTGCAACTACCCACGTGCCTTCGTCTGGTGGATCGGAATGCACGCAGTGATGTTCTTCTTCTTATTCAAAGAGTTCTACACACAATCATACATAGGAAAAGGTGGAAAACAAAAAGTCTCCGTCACTGCCACTAACGGACATGCCAACGGTTACGTCTTACAAAATGGTGAGACGAAACTGAAGAGTAATGGCCACATAGGGAACGGCGGCTCATCATCGCAAACCAGTGCCTCCGATTACTACATGAATAGTAATATTTCCAATGACCTACAGCAACGGTTGAAGAGCCAGTGA